From a region of the Fischerella sp. JS2 genome:
- a CDS encoding 3-hydroxyacyl-CoA dehydrogenase/enoyl-CoA hydratase family protein encodes MYKPFQKAAVLGAGVMGSQIAAHLANAGLTVHLLDIAAQGDNKNDVVETAFKKAIKQSPPILFTEKTARRVILGNFDEHFHRIADVDWVIEVVVENLAIKQDLMARVEGVINDDTVVSTNTSGLPIQEIAQGRSESFRKRFLGTHFFNPPRYLKLLELIQTPDTEPQILEKMQWFAWMHLGKGVVVAKDTPNFIANRIGMYATMLGIRGVTEQGYTIEEIDTLTGVIAGRPKSATFRTADLVGLDTLMYVAHNLYPAIPDDESREVFRVPQLLKKLVETGSLGAKTGQGFYKKQGKEILSINPTTLAYEAAKSLDLGEIEAIGKIDDLGDRLRKLYHDSGRAGIFFRKLTLEILGYSARRIPEIADRPADIDRAIRWGFGWELGPFEIWDVLGFETVLADMKAAGISVPEWVEKMHDSGVQSFYQKDRLSWAEQKVVDACAVCISEQPKAPTDEIQIAAIKEDAKNILWQNSEASLLNLGDGVVLYEFHSKGNTLTLKAVEGLAKVLDIVENSDYRGLVIGNDSANFSGGANLAEMAMLAQTDNGKGIADLIVKFQTLLQRMKYFPKPIVAAIVGRVLGGGCELVLACPHVVAAAETYIGLVELGVGLIPGGGGIMRMVTWAADKAVSESPQDIQPFLRKVFETVGMAKVSNSAYEGQELGFLSPTTKIVMNADRRLTVAKAEVLCLDRIGYMPPPKRNAVMVLGRPARAMLEHAVYVMQQGGFISEYDSYLASRLAYVMTGGELTVPALVDENYLLRLETEAFLPLLQQPKTQERIAYMLKTKKPLRN; translated from the coding sequence ATGTATAAGCCGTTCCAAAAAGCCGCAGTATTGGGTGCGGGAGTGATGGGTTCACAAATCGCCGCCCATTTAGCTAATGCAGGATTAACAGTTCATTTGTTAGATATTGCGGCTCAAGGCGATAATAAAAATGATGTCGTAGAAACAGCTTTTAAAAAAGCGATTAAGCAATCTCCACCGATTTTATTTACAGAAAAAACAGCCCGTCGCGTTATTTTGGGGAATTTTGACGAGCATTTTCACCGCATTGCAGATGTTGATTGGGTAATAGAAGTTGTAGTCGAAAATCTCGCTATTAAACAAGATTTGATGGCGCGGGTAGAAGGTGTAATTAATGATGATACTGTAGTGTCTACTAATACTAGTGGCTTACCTATTCAGGAAATTGCTCAAGGACGGTCTGAGTCTTTTCGGAAGAGGTTTTTAGGCACTCACTTTTTTAATCCGCCACGCTACTTAAAGTTATTAGAGTTAATTCAGACACCGGATACTGAGCCGCAAATCCTGGAAAAAATGCAGTGGTTTGCTTGGATGCATCTTGGTAAAGGCGTAGTAGTAGCCAAAGATACCCCCAACTTTATAGCCAACCGCATAGGTATGTATGCAACTATGCTGGGTATCCGGGGTGTGACTGAGCAAGGTTACACAATAGAAGAAATTGATACATTAACAGGGGTGATTGCTGGACGACCGAAATCAGCGACATTTCGCACGGCTGATTTGGTGGGGTTAGATACTTTGATGTATGTGGCACACAACCTTTACCCAGCTATTCCTGATGATGAAAGCCGGGAAGTCTTTCGAGTGCCACAGTTACTGAAGAAACTCGTAGAAACTGGGTCGTTAGGAGCAAAAACAGGTCAAGGATTTTACAAAAAGCAAGGTAAGGAAATTCTCTCGATTAATCCCACGACACTGGCTTACGAAGCAGCGAAATCGCTTGATTTAGGGGAGATTGAGGCAATTGGGAAAATTGATGATTTAGGCGATCGCTTACGCAAACTCTATCATGATTCTGGTCGTGCAGGTATCTTCTTCCGCAAATTAACATTAGAAATTCTGGGTTACAGCGCCCGTCGCATCCCGGAAATTGCCGACAGGCCAGCAGATATCGACCGGGCAATCCGGTGGGGTTTCGGCTGGGAACTCGGCCCGTTTGAAATTTGGGATGTCCTGGGCTTTGAAACTGTGTTAGCAGATATGAAAGCTGCTGGTATATCTGTACCTGAGTGGGTAGAAAAGATGCACGATTCTGGTGTGCAAAGTTTCTATCAAAAAGATAGACTATCTTGGGCTGAACAAAAGGTAGTCGATGCTTGTGCAGTCTGCATCAGCGAACAACCAAAAGCCCCAACAGATGAAATTCAGATAGCAGCTATCAAAGAAGATGCCAAAAATATCTTGTGGCAAAACTCAGAAGCTTCTTTGTTGAACTTGGGCGATGGAGTTGTTTTGTACGAGTTTCATTCTAAAGGCAATACCCTGACTTTAAAAGCAGTAGAAGGCTTAGCCAAGGTATTAGATATTGTCGAAAATAGTGATTATCGGGGATTAGTTATAGGTAACGACAGTGCCAACTTCTCTGGAGGGGCGAATTTGGCAGAAATGGCCATGTTAGCCCAGACAGATAACGGTAAAGGCATCGCTGATTTAATCGTCAAGTTCCAAACGTTACTGCAACGCATGAAATATTTCCCGAAACCAATTGTCGCTGCAATTGTCGGACGGGTTTTAGGCGGAGGTTGTGAGTTAGTCTTGGCTTGTCCTCATGTAGTCGCCGCCGCAGAAACTTACATTGGACTAGTAGAACTCGGCGTCGGTTTGATTCCTGGAGGTGGCGGCATCATGCGGATGGTGACTTGGGCAGCTGATAAAGCCGTCAGCGAATCACCACAGGATATTCAACCCTTCCTGCGAAAAGTGTTTGAAACTGTTGGCATGGCCAAGGTTTCCAATAGTGCCTATGAAGGACAAGAATTAGGGTTCCTCTCACCAACAACCAAGATTGTGATGAATGCTGATCGACGTTTAACTGTAGCGAAAGCGGAAGTGCTGTGTTTAGACCGCATAGGTTACATGCCACCACCAAAACGTAACGCCGTCATGGTGCTAGGTCGTCCAGCGCGGGCAATGTTGGAACACGCCGTATATGTCATGCAGCAAGGAGGTTTTATTTCGGAGTATGACAGTTATTTAGCAAGCCGCTTGGCTTATGTGATGACAGGCGGAGAATTGACTGTACCTGCTTTGGTTGATGAAAACTACTTATTGAGATTAGAAACAGAGGCGTTTTTACCACTATTACAGCAACCAAAAACTCAGGAACGGATTGCTTATATGTTGAAGACAAAGAAACCTCTCAGAAACTAA
- a CDS encoding four helix bundle protein gives MSYREQFIWKRSVELAVNCYELTQKFPQSELYGLTSQIRRSAVSVASNIAEGYGRKSKSEYIQFLHIALGSLRELDTQLIIAQQVKLTDQQLFNPLIQSAKEMQKIMVTSINKLKH, from the coding sequence ATGAGTTACAGAGAACAGTTTATTTGGAAAAGAAGTGTTGAATTAGCGGTTAACTGCTATGAATTAACACAAAAGTTTCCTCAATCAGAACTTTACGGTTTAACAAGTCAAATCAGACGTTCGGCTGTTTCTGTAGCTTCAAATATTGCAGAAGGATATGGACGTAAGAGTAAATCAGAATATATTCAATTTCTGCACATTGCTTTAGGCTCCTTACGAGAATTAGACACACAACTTATAATTGCCCAACAAGTTAAATTAACTGACCAGCAATTATTTAATCCTCTTATCCAGTCCGCCAAAGAAATGCAGAAAATCATGGTTACATCCATCAACAAACTCAAACATTAA
- a CDS encoding acetyl-CoA C-acyltransferase gives MKEAYIVSSVRTPVGKAPRGTLHNMRPDDMGAVVVKAAIERVKDLEPVYIDDVIMGCAFPEAEQGFNIGRLIAQRAGLPDSVAGMTVNRFCASGLQAIAMATQAIMVGHAEVIVAGGAESMSLIPMGGHYLAPNPRMMVDMPKVYCTMGITAENVMQYYEISRQEQDAFALRSHQKALVAIRQGRFTEEIVPLEVRDILYIDGTPRPIEKVFTVDEGPRPDTSMEALMKLPPVFRVGGGVTAGNSSQMSDGAAATVVISDRMMRMLDVRPMGKMLGYAVAGVAPEVMGIGPVEAVPKVLKQVGLTLNDIGLIELNEAFAAQSLAVIRKLGLNEEIVNVNGGAIALGHPLGCTGAKLTATLLHEMKRRSVRYGLVTMCVGGGMGAAAVFENLMI, from the coding sequence ATGAAAGAAGCCTATATAGTCAGCAGTGTCCGCACACCTGTAGGAAAAGCGCCACGGGGTACGTTACACAATATGCGTCCAGATGATATGGGTGCAGTTGTTGTCAAAGCAGCCATTGAACGAGTTAAAGATTTAGAGCCTGTATACATTGATGATGTCATTATGGGTTGTGCTTTTCCGGAAGCAGAACAGGGATTTAATATTGGGCGGTTAATTGCCCAACGTGCAGGTTTACCTGATTCTGTGGCAGGTATGACGGTGAATCGGTTCTGTGCTTCTGGACTGCAAGCGATCGCAATGGCAACCCAAGCAATTATGGTAGGACATGCGGAGGTGATTGTTGCGGGTGGTGCGGAATCTATGAGTTTGATTCCGATGGGAGGACATTATTTGGCCCCCAACCCAAGAATGATGGTAGATATGCCCAAGGTTTACTGCACGATGGGTATTACAGCCGAAAACGTCATGCAGTATTACGAAATCTCCCGCCAAGAACAGGATGCTTTTGCTTTGCGTTCCCATCAAAAAGCTTTAGTTGCGATCAGGCAAGGTCGGTTTACAGAAGAAATCGTACCACTCGAAGTCCGGGACATACTCTATATTGATGGCACTCCGCGACCGATAGAAAAGGTATTTACGGTGGATGAAGGGCCGCGTCCTGACACCAGTATGGAAGCCTTGATGAAATTACCGCCTGTATTTCGTGTGGGTGGTGGTGTGACAGCCGGTAACTCATCGCAAATGTCAGATGGTGCAGCAGCAACAGTGGTAATCAGCGATCGCATGATGCGGATGCTCGATGTCCGTCCTATGGGTAAGATGTTAGGCTATGCGGTTGCGGGTGTCGCACCAGAAGTGATGGGTATTGGCCCGGTGGAAGCTGTACCTAAAGTTTTAAAACAAGTGGGTTTGACTTTAAATGACATTGGCTTAATCGAACTCAACGAAGCTTTTGCCGCTCAAAGTTTGGCTGTGATTCGTAAACTTGGACTTAACGAGGAAATTGTCAATGTCAATGGTGGTGCGATCGCCCTTGGTCATCCTCTCGGTTGCACTGGTGCGAAACTCACAGCTACTCTCCTCCACGAAATGAAACGGCGTAGTGTCCGTTATGGTTTGGTGACGATGTGTGTTGGTGGGGGAATGGGTGCTGCGGCTGTGTTTGAGAATTTGATGATTTAG
- a CDS encoding acyl-CoA dehydrogenase yields the protein MNLISTLSFLLLLLGYIGVSLWVWSVYFAALLVFFHAPIWIWVIFGMIACIFNIPILRQNIITSPLIKAIKAFNLLPKISDTERAAIEAGNVWVDGEFFSGKPDFQRINQELYPQVTPELQAFLDGPVEQVCRMVSDWEIYRRKDLPPEVWDYLKKERFLGMMIPQEYGGLGFSNFAYSNVMTKLASRSFTHIATVGVTNSLGPAKLLLRYGTQEQKNYYLPRLARGEEIPCFALTEPTAGSDAASIKSEGIVFRGEDGKLYLRLNWKKRYITLAAIATLLGLAFKLRDPENYLGKGKEVGITCVLIPTDTPGVIMGRRHDPMGVPFYNSPTEGDNVVVSIDQIIGGVEQAGNGWKMLMQTLAAGRGISFPASCTGVAKLVARVTGAYAVVRQQFGLSIGRFEGVEEPLARIGGLTYLIEAARTYTCGAVDQGKQPAVISAIAKYSLTELSRKIINDGMDIMGGAGICRGPRNLLANIYIATPISITVEGANILTRTLMIFGQGAIRCHPYVYDEITALHQSDVAAFDQAFWHHLGLTVRNTFRSLFLSVSRGYLAVSPVPGATAKYYRKLEWASATFALLTDITIFAFGGTLKRREKLTGRFADILSWMYLATATLCRFEAEGRKPEDLPFVHWAMQYAFAQIQLAFEGIFQNFSVPVLGILLAGPVSWWWRLNPIGSLPNDKLGSEVARKLQTPGQIRDRLTAGIDLPTSSEEALGRLEKAFILLSQAEPLLKKIKNASHTEKLPQQKPDELIAAALQAGVINNKEVELICEAEFARNDAIQVDSFTLEEYLQGTQESKGRWQMAEGEIKGRGQMVK from the coding sequence ATGAACCTTATTTCTACGCTAAGTTTCCTACTACTATTACTTGGTTATATCGGTGTTTCTTTGTGGGTTTGGTCGGTTTATTTTGCAGCATTACTAGTATTTTTTCACGCGCCGATCTGGATTTGGGTGATTTTTGGTATGATCGCTTGCATATTCAATATCCCTATTCTGCGACAAAATATCATCACATCCCCATTGATTAAGGCCATTAAAGCTTTTAATTTATTACCAAAAATCTCTGATACTGAACGGGCTGCAATTGAAGCGGGGAATGTGTGGGTAGATGGAGAATTTTTTTCTGGTAAACCAGATTTCCAAAGAATTAATCAAGAACTATATCCTCAAGTCACACCAGAATTGCAAGCATTTCTGGATGGTCCGGTGGAACAAGTTTGTCGCATGGTGAGTGATTGGGAAATTTATCGTCGTAAGGATTTACCACCAGAAGTTTGGGACTATCTCAAAAAAGAGCGCTTCTTGGGGATGATGATACCCCAAGAATATGGCGGTTTGGGATTTTCTAATTTTGCCTACAGCAATGTAATGACAAAGTTGGCTTCTCGTTCTTTTACACATATCGCTACTGTGGGGGTGACAAACTCATTAGGCCCGGCAAAATTATTACTCCGCTACGGTACACAGGAACAGAAAAATTATTACCTCCCACGTCTAGCACGGGGTGAAGAAATTCCTTGTTTTGCGCTGACAGAACCAACTGCTGGTTCAGATGCAGCCAGTATCAAGTCTGAAGGAATTGTGTTTAGGGGTGAGGATGGCAAGCTTTATTTGCGTCTGAATTGGAAGAAGCGATATATTACCTTAGCTGCGATCGCCACTCTTTTAGGACTAGCTTTTAAATTGCGCGATCCGGAAAATTACTTAGGTAAAGGTAAAGAAGTTGGCATTACTTGCGTTTTAATTCCTACCGATACACCAGGTGTAATCATGGGTAGGCGGCACGACCCAATGGGTGTGCCATTTTACAATTCTCCCACGGAAGGAGATAACGTTGTGGTAAGCATTGACCAAATTATCGGCGGTGTAGAACAGGCGGGTAATGGCTGGAAAATGCTCATGCAGACTTTGGCAGCAGGTCGGGGAATTAGCTTCCCTGCTAGCTGTACGGGTGTAGCAAAATTAGTAGCAAGAGTTACAGGTGCTTATGCTGTTGTACGGCAACAATTTGGTTTGTCGATTGGTCGTTTTGAAGGTGTAGAAGAACCTCTAGCACGGATTGGCGGTCTTACCTACTTAATAGAGGCGGCGCGAACTTATACCTGCGGTGCAGTAGATCAAGGAAAACAACCAGCAGTCATTTCGGCGATCGCTAAATACAGTTTGACAGAACTCTCCCGCAAAATTATTAACGATGGTATGGATATTATGGGCGGTGCCGGAATTTGTCGCGGGCCCAGAAATTTATTAGCAAATATCTATATAGCCACTCCAATTTCTATTACCGTTGAAGGCGCAAATATTCTCACTCGCACCTTAATGATTTTTGGACAAGGAGCGATTCGCTGTCATCCTTATGTGTATGACGAAATTACAGCGCTGCATCAATCAGATGTCGCTGCCTTCGATCAAGCTTTCTGGCATCATCTCGGATTGACTGTACGTAATACTTTTCGCTCCTTGTTTCTCAGTGTTTCCCGTGGGTATTTAGCTGTTTCTCCCGTCCCAGGTGCGACGGCTAAATATTACCGTAAACTAGAGTGGGCATCTGCTACCTTTGCCTTACTGACTGATATCACTATCTTTGCCTTTGGTGGTACATTAAAGCGACGAGAAAAGCTAACAGGCAGGTTTGCCGATATTCTCAGCTGGATGTACTTAGCTACTGCAACCCTATGCCGCTTTGAAGCCGAAGGGCGAAAACCAGAAGACTTACCTTTTGTTCACTGGGCAATGCAATACGCTTTTGCTCAGATACAGTTAGCCTTTGAGGGAATTTTCCAGAATTTCTCTGTACCAGTTCTAGGTATACTGTTGGCTGGGCCTGTAAGTTGGTGGTGGCGACTCAATCCCATTGGTTCCCTACCCAATGACAAACTTGGCAGTGAAGTTGCCCGCAAACTACAAACTCCCGGACAAATACGCGATCGCCTCACCGCAGGAATTGATCTTCCTACCAGCAGCGAAGAAGCATTGGGACGTTTAGAAAAAGCTTTCATTTTGTTATCCCAAGCTGAACCACTACTCAAAAAGATCAAAAATGCCAGCCACACAGAGAAACTACCACAGCAAAAACCCGACGAACTGATTGCAGCAGCCCTCCAAGCTGGGGTGATTAATAACAAAGAAGTTGAGCTAATCTGTGAAGCAGAGTTCGCTCGTAATGATGCAATTCAAGTAGATTCCTTTACTTTGGAGGAATATTTGCAAGGCACTCAGGAGAGCAAAGGTAGATGGCAGATGGCAGAAGGTGAAATCAAAGGCAGAGGACAGATGGTGAAATAA
- the pntA gene encoding Re/Si-specific NAD(P)(+) transhydrogenase subunit alpha has translation MKVGIPKEVYPDERRVAATPDTAKRLIKLGFDVLVESSAGASANFADEAYIQAECTIVPDAPTLWAQSDIVLKVRPPQTHPEVGKHETELLREGGTQIGFIWPAQNPDLLDKLAARKATVLAMDAVPRITRAQKMDALSSMANLAGYRAVIEAANHFGRFFNGQITAAGKVQPAKVLVIGAGVAGLAAIGTAKNLGAIVRAFDTRLVVKEQVQSLGAEFLELNFAEDGTGEGGYAKVMSDEFIKAEMELFAAQAQEVDIIITTALIPGKRAPILITQEMVESMKEGSVIVDMAAEQGGNCACTHPGEVYCYKGVTIVGLSDLPSRMAQQASQLYGSNLYHLLEEMGGAKNYKVDLENEVIRGTLVVHQGEITWPPPKKAGSAGGQEKQEEKKKEPTLVTPSPHLPIAPSPTSSSSKGSSNLLWLVFVGLALVGIGISAPASFLSHLIVFVLACFVGWQVIWNVKPALHTPLMSVTNAISGIIIIGGMLQLSGVSSSSTILGAIAIFVGTINISGGFLVTQRMLRMFQK, from the coding sequence ATGAAGGTTGGTATTCCCAAGGAAGTTTACCCTGACGAACGTCGTGTAGCAGCTACACCGGACACAGCCAAACGTCTGATCAAACTTGGTTTCGATGTGCTAGTTGAGTCTAGTGCGGGCGCAAGTGCAAACTTTGCAGATGAAGCATATATACAGGCTGAATGCACGATTGTTCCCGATGCTCCTACTCTATGGGCACAGTCAGATATTGTACTTAAAGTTCGTCCACCGCAAACGCACCCGGAAGTTGGAAAGCATGAAACTGAACTGTTACGTGAGGGAGGTACGCAAATCGGCTTCATCTGGCCAGCCCAGAACCCGGATTTACTTGATAAACTGGCAGCACGTAAAGCCACAGTGTTAGCAATGGATGCAGTTCCGCGCATCACTAGGGCACAAAAGATGGATGCCCTGAGTTCAATGGCAAATCTTGCTGGCTACCGCGCTGTGATTGAGGCTGCTAATCACTTTGGACGCTTCTTCAACGGACAGATTACGGCAGCCGGAAAGGTGCAACCTGCGAAGGTACTAGTAATTGGTGCTGGTGTTGCTGGGCTAGCAGCTATCGGTACTGCTAAGAACTTGGGTGCAATTGTCCGTGCTTTTGATACGCGCCTTGTAGTGAAAGAACAGGTACAGAGTCTAGGTGCGGAGTTTCTGGAGCTGAATTTTGCTGAAGATGGCACAGGTGAGGGCGGTTACGCCAAAGTTATGAGTGACGAATTTATTAAGGCTGAAATGGAATTGTTCGCCGCTCAAGCTCAAGAAGTTGACATTATCATTACAACAGCGCTGATCCCAGGTAAGAGAGCGCCTATATTGATTACACAGGAAATGGTCGAGAGCATGAAGGAGGGATCGGTCATCGTTGATATGGCCGCAGAACAAGGCGGTAATTGTGCCTGTACTCACCCTGGTGAAGTTTATTGTTATAAGGGAGTGACGATTGTTGGTCTGAGTGATCTACCCAGCCGTATGGCCCAACAAGCAAGTCAACTTTATGGCAGCAATCTTTACCATCTCCTGGAAGAAATGGGAGGAGCGAAAAACTACAAAGTGGATCTCGAAAACGAGGTCATTCGGGGTACTTTAGTAGTTCATCAAGGAGAGATTACTTGGCCGCCACCGAAGAAAGCAGGGAGTGCAGGGGGACAAGAGAAGCAGGAGGAAAAGAAGAAAGAGCCTACTCTTGTCACCCCATCTCCCCATCTCCCCATAGCTCCATCCCCTACTTCTAGTTCCTCGAAGGGCAGTAGTAACTTACTATGGCTAGTGTTTGTTGGTTTAGCTCTCGTCGGTATTGGTATAAGTGCGCCTGCTTCGTTCTTATCTCATTTGATTGTGTTTGTCCTAGCCTGCTTTGTTGGTTGGCAGGTAATCTGGAATGTTAAGCCTGCTCTCCATACACCATTAATGAGTGTCACCAATGCGATTAGCGGCATCATTATTATTGGTGGTATGCTCCAACTGTCTGGGGTATCAAGTTCATCGACTATCTTAGGAGCGATCGCTATTTTCGTCGGGACAATCAATATTTCTGGTGGCTTCCTAGTCACCCAACGGATGCTTAGGATGTTCCAAAAGTAG
- the pntB gene encoding Re/Si-specific NAD(P)(+) transhydrogenase subunit beta → MSNNLLTVAYIVASALFILSLGGLSNQETARQGNVYGMVGMLIALVATAFSLDVTTYGILTSVVIPGAVIGAIVASRVAMTSMPELVAILHSFVGIAAVLVGVANYLQESIELTPVESTIHEIEIFVGVFIGAVTFTGSVVAFGKLRGMISSKPLLLLGRHWLNLGMIAASVWLGFEFLTTAHLSGLQSLLTMFIIASVLGIHLVMAIGGADMPVVISMLNSYSGWAAAAAGFMLSNDLLIITGALVGSSGAILSYIMCKAMNRSFLSVILGGFGEQTGAATPSGEKLEGNVTTATIEDTVQLLQNAKSVIVVPGYGMAVAQAQHTVSELTKLLRDRGVQVRFGIHPVAGRMPGHMNVLLAEANVPYDIVLEMDEINEDFPKTDVVLVIGANDTVNPSALENPQSLIAGMPVLEVWKAGTVIVMKRSMASGYAGVENPLFYKDNTWMLFGDAKKNLDAIVAKLAQLSEGSVDLRQPAFDDVPLTRKVLNLLHES, encoded by the coding sequence ATGTCGAATAATCTACTGACAGTCGCCTATATAGTGGCTAGCGCCTTATTTATTCTCAGTCTCGGGGGACTGTCCAATCAGGAAACTGCCCGCCAAGGTAATGTTTACGGCATGGTTGGTATGCTGATTGCTCTAGTTGCTACCGCATTCTCTCTAGATGTAACTACATACGGCATTCTCACGTCAGTTGTCATCCCAGGAGCTGTGATCGGTGCAATTGTGGCTTCTCGGGTAGCAATGACCTCAATGCCAGAACTAGTGGCGATTCTGCATAGCTTTGTAGGAATTGCAGCAGTTCTGGTGGGCGTTGCCAATTATCTGCAAGAGTCGATAGAACTAACTCCAGTTGAATCTACAATTCACGAAATTGAAATTTTTGTGGGTGTGTTTATTGGTGCTGTCACCTTCACAGGTTCAGTGGTTGCCTTTGGCAAACTGCGGGGCATGATCAGCAGTAAACCTCTGCTTTTGCTGGGGCGACACTGGCTCAACCTGGGGATGATTGCGGCTTCAGTATGGCTAGGTTTCGAGTTTTTGACAACAGCACATCTAAGTGGACTGCAATCGCTGTTAACTATGTTCATAATCGCCTCGGTTTTGGGCATTCATCTAGTGATGGCGATCGGTGGTGCTGATATGCCGGTGGTGATCTCCATGCTCAATAGCTACTCTGGATGGGCAGCCGCCGCCGCTGGTTTCATGCTATCGAACGATTTGCTAATCATTACGGGGGCGCTGGTGGGCAGTAGTGGTGCCATCCTCAGCTATATCATGTGCAAGGCCATGAACCGTTCCTTCCTCAGCGTGATTCTCGGGGGCTTTGGTGAGCAAACTGGTGCAGCAACTCCTAGTGGAGAGAAATTAGAGGGCAATGTCACCACAGCAACAATTGAGGATACTGTTCAACTGTTGCAAAATGCCAAGAGTGTCATCGTTGTCCCTGGCTACGGTATGGCAGTAGCTCAAGCCCAGCATACCGTATCAGAACTCACAAAGTTGCTACGCGATCGCGGTGTGCAGGTTCGCTTTGGCATCCATCCGGTAGCTGGTCGGATGCCTGGACATATGAACGTCCTCCTGGCTGAAGCTAATGTACCCTACGACATCGTCCTAGAAATGGATGAGATTAACGAGGACTTTCCTAAAACTGATGTTGTGCTGGTGATCGGTGCTAACGATACTGTTAACCCCAGTGCTTTGGAAAACCCTCAGAGTCTGATTGCTGGTATGCCTGTACTAGAGGTTTGGAAGGCTGGCACTGTCATAGTCATGAAACGTAGTATGGCCAGTGGCTACGCTGGTGTTGAGAATCCTCTGTTTTATAAAGACAATACCTGGATGCTATTTGGTGATGCCAAGAAAAATCTGGATGCGATCGTTGCAAAACTTGCACAGTTAAGTGAGGGAAGTGTAGACTTGCGCCAACCTGCATTTGATGATGTACCGTTAACACGCAAAGTATTAAACCTCTTGCATGAATCCTAA
- a CDS encoding FAD-binding oxidoreductase: MIDRRPQLIACCTNVADVINAVNFARENNLLLAVRGGGHNGAGLGICDDGLVIDLSPMMGIRVDPIARTVRVEGGCTWGDVDHATHAFGLAVPSGIISTTGVAGLTLGGGHGYLTRKYGLSIDNLLEADVVLPDGRFVTANAQENEDLFWALRGGGGNFGVVTSFLFKAHPVSTVYAGPTLWHLDRAVEIMQWYREFSINVQEDMYGFFAFLNVPPGPPFPEHLHTKTMCGIIWCYTGALEKVEEVFQPIRNFAPAFEHIGSMPYPALQSMFDPLLPSGLQWYWKGDLINQLSDEAIALHVKYGSQLPSLLSTMHLYPIDGAANQVSNQDTAFSFREAKWSMVMAGIDPDPANCDRITSWAKEYWNALHPHTCGGAYVNFMMEEGQERVQATYRDNYKRLVAIKNKYDPTNLFRVNQNIKPVTA, from the coding sequence ATGATTGACCGACGCCCCCAGCTAATAGCATGTTGTACCAACGTGGCGGATGTCATCAATGCTGTTAATTTTGCCCGTGAAAACAATCTGCTCCTAGCAGTTCGAGGCGGCGGCCACAATGGTGCAGGTTTGGGGATTTGCGATGACGGCTTGGTTATTGACCTCTCACCTATGATGGGGATTCGCGTTGACCCTATAGCGCGTACAGTGCGAGTCGAAGGCGGCTGCACCTGGGGAGATGTGGATCATGCAACCCATGCATTCGGTCTGGCTGTACCCAGTGGGATCATCTCTACTACTGGCGTTGCTGGACTAACTTTAGGTGGTGGACACGGCTATCTGACCCGCAAGTACGGCTTAAGTATCGATAATCTGCTGGAAGCGGACGTAGTGCTGCCAGACGGGCGTTTTGTTACCGCTAATGCCCAAGAGAATGAGGATCTGTTTTGGGCGTTGCGTGGTGGTGGAGGTAACTTTGGTGTTGTCACCTCCTTTTTGTTCAAGGCACATCCCGTCAGTACAGTTTATGCTGGGCCGACGCTGTGGCATTTGGATCGGGCTGTTGAGATCATGCAGTGGTATCGAGAGTTCAGCATCAATGTGCAGGAAGATATGTATGGCTTCTTTGCCTTTCTGAACGTACCACCGGGGCCACCATTCCCGGAACACCTGCATACTAAGACAATGTGCGGCATTATTTGGTGCTACACCGGAGCATTGGAGAAAGTAGAGGAAGTGTTTCAACCCATCCGCAACTTTGCCCCAGCATTTGAACACATTGGTTCAATGCCCTATCCTGCTTTGCAGAGCATGTTTGATCCGTTGTTACCATCAGGGTTGCAGTGGTACTGGAAAGGCGATTTGATCAACCAGTTGAGCGATGAGGCGATCGCACTACACGTAAAATATGGTTCGCAACTGCCAAGCTTGCTATCAACCATGCATTTGTATCCGATTGATGGCGCAGCCAACCAAGTCAGCAATCAAGATACAGCTTTCAGTTTCCGTGAGGCAAAGTGGTCAATGGTTATGGCTGGCATCGATCCAGATCCGGCTAATTGTGATCGCATTACTAGCTGGGCAAAGGAATATTGGAATGCATTGCATCCCCATACCTGTGGTGGTGCGTACGTAAATTTCATGATGGAGGAGGGTCAAGAGCGCGTTCAGGCCACCTATCGTGACAATTACAAGCGTCTAGTTGCAATTAAGAATAAGTACGATCCAACCAACCTGTTCCGCGTCAATCAAAACATCAAGCCAGTCACGGCTTAG